One Gadus morhua chromosome 13, gadMor3.0, whole genome shotgun sequence genomic window carries:
- the LOC115557864 gene encoding uncharacterized protein LOC115557864, which translates to MSCEEGVEVGRYFPKPHVFSNNNNKLSPHKVGLDTSHSQCCQPFCCDSSCQTRGREEQWAPGGPGEGRGRVELGGGGQGRLGEEQAPGGPGERRREETEGGAGDYLDLHSSCSSSCRPEEEEEEEGYSDWSEEDLSLHFSASIILPSDEESDRETGETQNKEKEGPQAKGGVDVSANQLLSQSKCHRPATFLRQHSMPAYYQRRFATSDEEGPRGYRGLVTAGRPELLGPGRNSKPRLQKSFSLDETKTKLASCIIKEVLSKKMQGERGPAKYASNLIPNHPNCQTPGNQPKFRHGVGGTSLVQGGPVHIVRDIKSQVQTTGRLSFTNTSSAATTTHHRATGWSHVTYKVIGAEDSPPPSYQQAVGVKDTKEATKSHPLTSQSHATVATALPQSLERLEGSRFPNCSTPIRKQAAANQTCQLGPITEGGGQRSGRVRGSIPQQGSAGESGKIGRPPLPVYNYTPILGTGYAQPTGLPDTPTVVSSSSTQQKARGGKDPPVHTDDYKGFISTSTQNTSTHKTSTQNTSTQNISNKYTSIQNTSTQNISNKYTSIQNTSNQNISNKYTSIQNTFNRKTSTQNTSPQNTSTQSISNHHATHKLDQTQLHHQQLQQHQLLQQQQFMFALQGFWPGGGLVGLTNAGPVSTMPPTQRQVKTLFDPETGQYVEVLLPLANYATGMIPVGPSTSMIPVGPSASMIPVGYGPIQYGSAHMQVGSAHSMIPVSSAPLHVGSAPSLIPVGCRVMSYHPMPVLASYYPPFTLHTHPGP; encoded by the exons ATGAGTTGTGAGGAGGGGGTCGAGGTGGGAAGGTATTTCCCAAAGCCACATGtcttcagcaacaacaacaacaaactttCACCACACAAAGTGGGTCTGGACACCTCCCACTCCCAGTGCTGTCAACCTTTCTGCTGTGACTCCTCCTGTCAGACCAGGGGAAGGGAGGAGCAGTGGGCACCGGGGGggcctggggaggggagaggaagggtggaGCTGGGAGGAGGTGGGCAGGGGAGACTAGGGGAGGAGCAGGCCCCAGGAggcccaggggagaggagaagagaggagacggAAGGAGGTGCAGGAGACTATTTGGATCTCCACTCCAgctgctcttcctcctgccgtccagaggaggaggaggaggaggagggctacAGCGACTGGTCCGAGGAGGATCTTTCTCTTCATTTCTCCGCCTCCATCATCCTCCCCTCTGATgaggagtcagacagagagacgggggagacacaG AACAAAGAGAAGGAGGGGCCTCAGGCCAAGGGTGGGGTTGATGTGTCAGCCAATCAGTTGCTCAGTCAGTCAAAGTGTCATCGCCCAGCAACGTTTCTCCGGCAACACAGCATGCCTGCATACTACCAGCGGAGATTTGCAACCAGCGACGAGGAGGGGCCCAGGGGCTACCGGGGCCTGGTGACTGCAGGCAGGCCAG AACTCCTAGGACCAGGTAGGAACAGTAAACCAAGGCTCCAGAAGTCATTTTCTTTGGACGAAACAAAAACCAAGTTGGCGTCCTGCATAATCAAGGAGGTTTTGTCCAAGAAAATGCAAGGAGAAAGAGGACCAGCCAAGTATGCCAGTAATCTGATCCCAAACCACCCTAACTGCCAAACCCCAGGCAACCAACCAAAGTTTAGGCATGGAGTAGGAGGTACAAGCCTGGTTCAGGGTGGACCAGTCCATATTGTGAGGGATATCAAGAGTCAGGTTCAAACAACGGGCCGCCTCTCCTTCACCAACACTTCCTCCGCTGCAACCACGACACACCACCGCGCTACTGGCTGGAGCCATGTGACATACAAGGTGATTGGCGCAGAGGATAGCCCCCCCCCAAGCTACCAGCAGGCTGTGGGGGTCAAGGACACCAAGGAGGCCACAAAGAGTCATCCATTGACTTCCCAAAGTCACGCTACCGTGGCAACAGCTCTTCCCCAATCACTGGAGAGACTTGAGGGCAGCAGGTTCCCTAACTGCAGCACTCCAATCAGAAAACaagcagcagccaatcagacgtGTCAGCTGGGGCCTatcactgaggggggggggcagcgttCCGGGAGGGtcaggggttcgattccccagCAGGGATCAGCTGGGGAATCTGGAAAAATTGGTCGGCCTCCACTCCCTGTTTACAACTACACCCCCATCCTCGGGACAGGGTACGCCCAACCTACGGGCCTCCCCGACACCCCCACTGtggtctcctcttcctctacccaGCAGAAGGCTAGAGGAGGAAAGGATCCTCCCGTTCATACAGACGATTACAAGGGCTTTATCAGCACCTCCACCCAGAACACCTCCACCCATAAGACCTCCACTCAGAACACCTCCACCCAGAACATCTCCAACAAGTACACTTCAATTCAGAACACCTCCACCCAGAACATCTCCAACAAGTACACTTCAATTCAGAACACCTCCAACCAGAACATCTCCAACAAGTACACCTCAATTCAGAACACCTTCAACCGGAAAACCTCCACCCAGAACACCTCCCCCCAGAATACCTCCACCCAAAGCATCTCCAACCACCATGCCACCCACAAACTGGatcaaacacaactacaccaccaacaactacaacagcaTCAGCTgcttcagcagcagcagttcaTGTTTGCCCTGCAGGGGTTCTGGCCTGGAGGAGGTCTGGTTGGGTTGACGAATGCAGGGCCTGTATCCACAATGCCGCCCACCCAACGCCAGGTCAAAACCCTGTTTGATCCAGAAACAGGTCAATATGTGGAAGTCCTCCTCCCATTGGCTAACTATGCCACCGGGATGATACCTGTAGGCCCCTCCACCAGTATGATACCCGTAGGCCCCTCCGCCAGTATGATACCTGTAGGCTACGGCCCCATTCAGTACGGCTCAGCCCATATGCAGGTTGGCTCCGCCCATAGTATGATACCTGTCAGCTCTGCCCCCCTACATGTAGGCTCCGCCCCCAGTTTGATACCTGTAGGCTGTAGAGTGATGTCGTACCATCCCATGCCTGTACTCGCCTCATACTACCCCCCCtttactttacacacacaccctggcccgtaa